The following proteins are co-located in the Streptomyces sp. NBC_01198 genome:
- a CDS encoding SigB/SigF/SigG family RNA polymerase sigma factor, whose product MTAMVEQSEGTDKSATAAPLATQDVRWPSGPEAATGGLPLIDDATAVAPQDARTLSRLFFDRLQELEEGTAAYSYARNTLIEMNLSLVHFAAGRYRNRPATDHEEIVQVGTIGLIKAIDRFDLSRETEFTTFAVPYIVGEMKRFFRDTSWAVHVPRRLQELRVELSKAKETLSLRLDRDPTVAELAAHLDLSQEEVIEGLVAANGYTAGSIDTPYGDADSGADGEGRTLGETFGECDPALDLFEDFHTLAPLIEKLPERDRLLLRLRFGQELTQAQIGEELGCSQMHVSRLLSRIVSRLRSGLLTQD is encoded by the coding sequence GTGACCGCAATGGTTGAGCAGTCGGAAGGCACGGACAAGTCGGCGACCGCGGCGCCCCTGGCGACGCAGGACGTACGGTGGCCGAGCGGACCGGAAGCGGCTACCGGCGGGCTGCCGTTGATCGACGACGCGACGGCCGTGGCGCCGCAGGACGCGCGGACGCTGTCGAGGCTGTTCTTCGACCGTCTGCAGGAACTGGAGGAGGGCACCGCCGCCTACAGTTACGCGCGCAACACGCTGATCGAGATGAACCTGTCGCTGGTGCACTTCGCGGCGGGTCGCTACCGCAACCGGCCCGCCACCGACCACGAGGAGATCGTGCAGGTCGGCACGATCGGCCTGATCAAGGCGATCGACCGCTTCGACCTGTCCCGCGAGACGGAGTTCACCACCTTCGCGGTGCCGTACATCGTCGGGGAGATGAAGCGCTTCTTCCGTGACACCAGCTGGGCGGTGCACGTGCCGCGGCGCCTGCAGGAGCTGCGGGTGGAGCTCAGCAAGGCCAAGGAGACGCTGTCGCTGCGGCTGGACCGCGACCCGACGGTCGCCGAACTGGCCGCGCATCTTGACCTGTCGCAGGAAGAGGTCATCGAGGGCCTGGTCGCCGCCAACGGCTACACCGCGGGCTCCATCGACACCCCCTACGGCGACGCCGACAGCGGCGCCGACGGCGAGGGCCGCACCCTCGGCGAGACCTTCGGCGAATGCGACCCCGCGCTCGACCTCTTCGAGGACTTCCACACCCTGGCACCGCTGATCGAGAAGCTGCCGGAGCGCGACCGGCTGCTGCTGCGGCTGCGGTTCGGCCAGGAGCTGACCCAGGCGCAGATCGGCGAGGAGCTGGGCTGCTCGCAGATGCACGTGTCGCGGCTGCTCAGCCGGATCGTCTCCCGGCTGCGTTCCGGGCTGCTCACCCAGGACTGA
- a CDS encoding glycoside hydrolase family 9 protein, protein MPISGTPPVRAMRRVRAAAVTAVAALLPLVLAATAGAPAARAASAAPAAAGGYNYAEALQDSMLFYESQRSGKLPADNRVSWRGDSDLTDGADAGIDLTGGYHDAGDEVKFGFPMAFSMTMLGWGGIDEAAGYSKSGQNTFLLRNLRWGDDWLLKAHPSANVLYGQVGDGGSDHSFWGPPEVNPEPRPSFKIDASCPGSDLAGESAAALASSSMVFKSTDPTYAATLLTNAKQLYTFADTYRGTYDKCVTAAQGYYNSWSGYWDELVWGALWLYRATGDSTYLTKAETYYAQLPKMNQTTTPEYNWTLAWDDKSYGDYVLLAELTGKQTYVDDAERWLDWWTTGVNGQKVAYSPGGEAFLDTWGSLRYSSNTAYAALQFADWLSAQGKDAAKAQTYHDFGVRQIDYVLGDNPAKESYEIGFTNSGRNTKWPQNPHSRAAHGSWSQSMTEPAGTRHLDYGLLVGGPGSADDGFSDERSNYGETEGALDYNAGFSGALAALTDEYGGTALANFPPKETPDGPEEFLQAAVNAAGTNFYEIKAQVVNKSGWPARHLTHGSFRYYFTLDSGTSPSQVTVTSAYNQCLAPGAPTRFSGNVYYVTISCEGQDIAPAGQSAFHREVQFRLTFPGAHDPSGDWSYQGVSKVPGSTPVTVDDMVLYDGSTAVWGTAPSGSGTTDPQATPPGAPGTPTASAVTGTSVTLTWPAATPGSLPLAGYQVYADRGAGPVLVGTTTGTSLVVSGLTAGTAYAFTVKAADTAGNLSAASPAVSVTTTTTTTPPPTGGAACTAVYRVTNSWSGGFQADVLVTNTGSAALNGWTLTFTFGGDQKIGSGWNGTFTQSGQKVTVTSPSYAPQLPTGGTVDPGFTATYTTSNTAPTAFTLNGTRCT, encoded by the coding sequence GTGCCCATATCCGGAACACCGCCCGTGCGCGCGATGCGCCGCGTCCGGGCCGCGGCGGTCACCGCCGTCGCCGCCCTGCTACCGCTGGTGCTGGCAGCCACCGCGGGCGCGCCCGCGGCCCGCGCCGCGTCCGCCGCCCCCGCCGCGGCCGGCGGCTACAACTACGCCGAGGCCCTCCAGGACTCGATGCTCTTCTACGAGTCGCAGCGCTCCGGCAAGCTGCCCGCCGACAACCGCGTCTCCTGGCGCGGAGACTCCGACCTCACCGACGGCGCTGACGCCGGCATCGACCTGACCGGCGGCTACCACGACGCCGGCGACGAGGTGAAGTTCGGCTTCCCGATGGCGTTCTCGATGACGATGCTCGGCTGGGGCGGCATCGACGAGGCGGCCGGCTACAGCAAGAGCGGCCAGAACACCTTCCTGCTGCGCAATCTGCGCTGGGGCGACGACTGGCTGCTCAAGGCGCACCCCTCGGCCAACGTGCTCTACGGGCAGGTGGGCGACGGCGGCAGCGACCACTCCTTCTGGGGCCCGCCCGAGGTCAACCCGGAGCCCCGGCCCTCCTTCAAGATCGACGCCTCCTGCCCCGGCTCCGACCTCGCGGGCGAGTCGGCCGCGGCGCTCGCCTCCTCCTCCATGGTCTTCAAGTCGACCGACCCGACCTACGCCGCGACGCTGCTGACCAACGCCAAGCAGCTCTACACCTTCGCCGACACCTACCGCGGCACCTACGACAAGTGCGTGACCGCCGCCCAGGGTTACTACAACTCGTGGAGCGGCTACTGGGACGAGCTGGTCTGGGGCGCGCTGTGGCTCTACCGCGCCACCGGCGACAGCACGTATCTGACGAAGGCGGAGACGTACTACGCCCAGCTGCCGAAGATGAACCAGACCACCACCCCCGAGTACAACTGGACGCTGGCCTGGGACGACAAGTCCTACGGGGACTACGTGCTGCTCGCCGAACTCACCGGCAAGCAGACCTACGTCGACGACGCCGAGCGCTGGCTCGACTGGTGGACCACCGGCGTCAACGGCCAGAAGGTGGCCTACTCACCCGGCGGCGAGGCCTTCCTCGACACCTGGGGCTCGCTCCGCTACTCCTCCAACACCGCCTACGCGGCACTGCAGTTCGCCGACTGGCTGAGCGCGCAGGGCAAGGACGCTGCCAAGGCGCAGACGTATCACGACTTCGGCGTCCGGCAGATCGACTACGTGCTCGGCGACAACCCGGCCAAGGAGAGCTACGAGATCGGCTTCACCAACTCCGGCAGGAACACCAAGTGGCCGCAGAATCCGCACAGCCGGGCCGCGCACGGCTCCTGGTCGCAGTCGATGACCGAACCCGCCGGGACCCGGCACCTCGACTACGGCCTGCTGGTCGGCGGTCCCGGCTCCGCTGACGACGGCTTCTCCGACGAGCGGTCCAACTACGGCGAGACCGAGGGGGCGTTGGACTACAACGCGGGCTTCTCCGGTGCCCTCGCCGCGCTCACCGACGAATACGGGGGCACCGCGCTGGCGAACTTCCCGCCGAAGGAAACCCCCGACGGGCCCGAGGAGTTCCTGCAGGCCGCGGTCAACGCGGCGGGCACGAACTTCTACGAGATCAAGGCGCAGGTCGTCAACAAGTCCGGCTGGCCGGCCCGCCACCTCACACACGGCAGCTTCCGCTACTACTTCACCCTCGACTCCGGCACCAGCCCCTCGCAGGTCACCGTGACCTCGGCGTACAACCAATGCCTGGCGCCAGGCGCGCCGACCCGGTTCTCCGGCAACGTCTACTACGTGACGATCAGTTGCGAGGGCCAGGACATCGCCCCTGCCGGGCAGTCGGCCTTCCACCGCGAGGTGCAGTTCCGGCTGACCTTCCCCGGGGCGCACGACCCCTCCGGCGACTGGTCCTACCAGGGGGTGTCCAAGGTGCCGGGGTCGACCCCCGTCACCGTCGACGACATGGTCCTCTACGACGGTTCCACCGCGGTGTGGGGCACCGCGCCCAGCGGCTCGGGCACCACCGACCCGCAGGCGACCCCGCCGGGCGCCCCGGGCACCCCCACCGCCTCGGCCGTCACCGGCACCTCGGTCACCCTGACGTGGCCGGCCGCCACCCCGGGCAGCCTGCCGCTGGCCGGCTACCAGGTCTACGCCGACCGGGGCGCCGGGCCGGTGCTCGTCGGGACCACCACCGGTACGAGCCTGGTGGTCAGCGGGCTGACCGCGGGCACGGCCTATGCCTTCACGGTGAAGGCAGCCGACACCGCGGGGAACCTGTCCGCGGCGTCCCCGGCGGTGTCGGTGACGACGACCACGACCACGACGCCGCCACCGACCGGCGGGGCGGCATGCACCGCCGTCTACCGGGTGACCAACTCCTGGTCGGGCGGCTTCCAGGCGGACGTCCTGGTCACCAACACCGGCAGCGCGGCACTCAACGGGTGGACGCTGACCTTCACTTTCGGCGGCGACCAGAAGATCGGCAGCGGCTGGAACGGCACGTTCACCCAGTCCGGCCAGAAGGTCACGGTGACCAGCCCCTCCTACGCCCCCCAACTACCCACCGGCGGCACGGTGGACCCCGGCTTCACCGCCACGTACACCACCAGCAACACCGCCCCGACAGCCTTCACCCTCAACGGCACCCGCTGCACCTAG
- a CDS encoding glycoside hydrolase family 3 N-terminal domain-containing protein, which translates to MRQPTRSPAAPRPRRAPTRAGSPGGLLAGAFGGVRGAGLVLGLLAAATTGLTACGDGDSNSSGSTSSATAPGSSPATTTPGSPSGTTMSGSPSASHTTAVPPPATTVKPASCVNRAVAGMSQAEQVGQLFMSAVSTSGMTGSQAAAITGGRVGSVFLMGHTTAGTAGIKKVTDTVRKLAPSVKGATVRMLISTDQEGGQVQVLGGHGFSTIPAALRQGRLPAPTLQKDARTWGQQLRAAGVTMNLAPVADTVPPNLVNVNAPIGKLQREYGTNPSTVATHSTAFLRGMLQAGVITTAKHFPGLGRVTGNTDFSLGVTDSTTTRTDAFLEPFRSAVKAGTPFVMVSSAIYSRIDPNTQAAFSSTVIRDLLRGSLGFKGAVISDDLGAAVAVSDHTPAQRAVDFFKAGGNLLLTVKPSDIAPMTAAVLSRMPQDAALRSSVSDSLRRVLTAKQNAGLLTC; encoded by the coding sequence GTGCGCCAGCCGACCCGTTCCCCCGCTGCCCCGCGACCGCGTCGCGCGCCGACCCGCGCCGGATCGCCCGGGGGCCTGCTGGCCGGCGCCTTCGGCGGTGTCCGCGGCGCCGGGCTCGTGCTCGGCCTGCTGGCCGCTGCCACCACGGGGCTGACCGCGTGCGGCGACGGCGACTCAAACTCCTCCGGCAGCACCTCCTCGGCGACCGCCCCCGGCTCCTCCCCCGCCACCACCACGCCCGGCAGCCCGAGCGGCACCACGATGTCGGGCTCCCCCTCCGCCTCGCACACCACCGCCGTGCCGCCCCCGGCGACCACCGTGAAGCCCGCCAGCTGCGTGAACCGGGCGGTCGCCGGCATGAGCCAGGCGGAGCAGGTCGGCCAGCTGTTCATGAGCGCGGTGAGCACCTCGGGGATGACCGGTTCCCAGGCCGCCGCGATCACCGGCGGCCGGGTCGGCTCGGTGTTCCTGATGGGCCACACGACCGCCGGCACGGCAGGGATCAAGAAGGTCACCGACACCGTCAGGAAGCTGGCGCCGTCGGTGAAGGGAGCCACCGTCAGGATGCTGATCTCCACCGACCAGGAGGGCGGCCAGGTCCAGGTGCTCGGCGGCCACGGCTTCAGCACCATCCCGGCCGCACTGCGGCAGGGGCGGCTGCCGGCCCCCACCCTGCAGAAGGACGCGAGGACCTGGGGCCAGCAGCTGCGGGCCGCCGGGGTGACGATGAATCTCGCGCCGGTCGCCGACACCGTGCCGCCGAACCTGGTCAACGTCAACGCGCCGATCGGCAAGCTGCAGCGCGAATACGGCACCAACCCGTCGACGGTGGCCACCCACAGCACCGCCTTCCTGCGCGGCATGCTCCAGGCGGGTGTCATCACCACCGCCAAGCACTTCCCGGGCCTCGGCCGGGTGACCGGCAACACCGACTTCAGCCTCGGCGTCACGGACTCCACGACCACCCGCACCGACGCGTTCCTCGAGCCGTTCCGCAGCGCAGTCAAGGCCGGCACGCCGTTCGTGATGGTGTCCTCCGCGATCTACTCCCGGATCGACCCGAACACCCAGGCGGCCTTCTCCTCCACGGTGATCCGCGACCTGCTGCGCGGCTCGCTCGGCTTCAAGGGCGCGGTCATCTCCGACGACCTCGGCGCGGCCGTCGCCGTGAGCGACCACACGCCAGCGCAGCGGGCGGTGGACTTCTTCAAGGCGGGCGGCAACCTGCTGCTCACCGTCAAACCGAGCGACATCGCGCCGATGACCGCGGCGGTGCTCAGCCGGATGCCGCAGGACGCCGCGCTGCGCAGCTCGGTGTCCGACAGCCTGCGGCGGGTGCTGACGGCCAAGCAGAACGCGGGGCTGCTGACCTGCTGA
- a CDS encoding MFS transporter has product MAGSAAGPAAGAGDTITTDVPARLDRLPWSRWHWMIVIGLGTVWILDGLEVTTVGNIAGRIAEDGSGLAVSAAQITGIAAALYVAGACAGALFFGWLTDRFGRKKLFMITLAVYLSATAMTALSFQPWWFFTFRFLTGFGIGGEYAAINSAIDELIPSRFRGRVDLIINGSYWLGAIGGSLLSIVALNTGIFPQDVGWRLTFALGVVLGLVIMLVRRHVPESPRWQFIHGHGDEAKELVGSVEKEIEEQRHEELPSPKTKITIHQRTSIGFGIIARTVFTRYPRRAVLSLALFIGQAFLYNAITFGFGNILTTFFGVSTGKTGYYFAVIAAGNFLGPLLLGKLFDTVGRRIMISSTYLLSGLLLFGTAWLFDRGSLNATTMTACWCAVLFFASAGASSAYLTVSEIFPMETRAMAIAFFYAIGTAAGGISGPLVFADLTKSGVVGDTVTAFVIGASLMCAAGLVAAFLAIKAEGRSLEDIATPLSQTSAGESEAVPSTT; this is encoded by the coding sequence ATGGCCGGATCGGCGGCCGGTCCCGCTGCGGGGGCCGGCGACACCATCACCACGGACGTACCCGCACGGCTCGACCGACTGCCGTGGTCGCGATGGCACTGGATGATCGTGATCGGGCTCGGCACGGTGTGGATCCTCGACGGTCTGGAAGTGACGACCGTCGGCAACATCGCCGGGCGGATCGCCGAGGACGGCAGCGGTCTTGCCGTGTCCGCCGCCCAGATCACCGGCATCGCCGCCGCGCTCTACGTGGCGGGCGCCTGTGCGGGCGCGCTGTTCTTCGGGTGGCTGACCGACCGCTTCGGCCGCAAGAAGCTCTTCATGATCACCCTCGCGGTGTATCTGAGCGCCACCGCGATGACCGCGCTGTCCTTCCAGCCGTGGTGGTTCTTCACCTTCCGCTTCCTGACCGGCTTCGGTATCGGCGGCGAGTACGCGGCCATCAACTCCGCCATCGACGAGCTGATCCCGTCCCGCTTCCGCGGCCGGGTCGACCTGATCATCAACGGGAGTTACTGGCTGGGCGCGATCGGCGGTTCGCTGCTGTCGATCGTGGCGCTGAACACCGGCATCTTTCCGCAGGACGTCGGCTGGCGGCTCACCTTCGCCCTCGGCGTGGTGCTCGGCCTGGTGATCATGCTGGTCCGCCGCCATGTGCCGGAGAGCCCGCGCTGGCAGTTCATCCACGGCCACGGCGACGAGGCGAAGGAACTCGTCGGCTCGGTGGAGAAGGAGATCGAGGAGCAGCGGCACGAGGAACTGCCCAGCCCGAAGACGAAGATCACCATCCACCAGCGGACCAGCATCGGCTTCGGGATCATCGCCAGGACGGTCTTCACCCGCTACCCCAGGCGCGCGGTGCTGAGCCTGGCGCTCTTCATCGGCCAGGCGTTCCTCTACAACGCCATCACCTTCGGCTTCGGCAACATCCTGACCACCTTCTTCGGCGTGTCGACCGGCAAGACCGGTTACTACTTCGCAGTGATCGCGGCAGGTAACTTCCTCGGCCCGCTGCTGCTGGGCAAGCTGTTCGACACGGTGGGCCGGCGGATCATGATCTCCTCCACCTACCTGCTGTCCGGCCTGCTGCTGTTCGGCACCGCGTGGCTGTTCGACCGCGGCTCGCTGAACGCCACGACGATGACGGCCTGCTGGTGTGCGGTGCTGTTCTTCGCGTCCGCCGGCGCGAGCAGCGCGTATCTGACCGTCTCGGAGATCTTCCCGATGGAGACCCGGGCGATGGCCATCGCGTTCTTCTACGCGATCGGCACCGCCGCGGGCGGTATCAGCGGCCCGCTGGTCTTCGCCGACCTGACCAAGTCGGGCGTGGTCGGCGACACCGTCACCGCCTTCGTCATCGGCGCCTCGCTGATGTGCGCGGCGGGTCTCGTCGCGGCCTTCCTGGCGATCAAGGCGGAGGGCAGGTCGCTGGAGGACATCGCCACCCCGCTGTCCCAGACCTCGGCCGGGGAGTCAGAAGCGGTCCCCAGCACCACCTGA
- a CDS encoding RNA polymerase sigma factor gives MRDAVKEAVATAWSQEWGRVVAAVIRQTGDWSLAEECAQDAFERALERWPRDGVPRRPGAWLTTTARNRALDRLRRAANESVKLREAARLAPEPVRPAPPDELPPDDAVPDDRLRLIFTCCHPALPLPAQVALTLRTLTGLSTAEIARAFLVPEGTMAQRLTRAKNKIKNAGIPFRVPPPELLPERTAAVLAVLYLLFNAGYAPGAEGPDQRRVTAEAIRLARLLAALLPGEPEAAGLLALMLLHDARYAARTDAAGDLVPLDEQDRSRWDRRQIAEGTAVLEAALAERRPGPYQVQAAVAACHAEAVDAAATDWAQIALLYGELARMAPGPVVELNRAVAVAMAEGPEAGLALVDAIASGGELASYHLLPATRADLLRRLGRRREAESAYREALALAPTATERRYLACRLASITPG, from the coding sequence GTGCGCGACGCGGTGAAGGAGGCTGTCGCCACGGCCTGGTCCCAGGAGTGGGGCCGGGTCGTCGCGGCGGTGATCCGGCAGACCGGCGACTGGAGCCTGGCGGAGGAGTGCGCGCAGGACGCGTTCGAGCGGGCGCTGGAGCGCTGGCCGCGCGACGGAGTGCCGCGCCGGCCCGGTGCCTGGCTGACCACCACGGCGCGCAACCGGGCGCTCGACCGGCTGCGCAGGGCGGCCAACGAGAGCGTGAAGCTCCGGGAGGCGGCCCGGCTCGCCCCCGAGCCGGTGCGGCCCGCGCCACCGGACGAGCTGCCGCCGGACGACGCGGTGCCCGACGACCGGCTGCGGCTGATCTTCACCTGCTGCCACCCCGCGCTGCCGCTGCCCGCGCAGGTCGCCCTGACGCTGCGCACCCTGACCGGGCTGAGCACCGCGGAGATCGCCCGCGCCTTCCTGGTGCCCGAGGGCACGATGGCGCAGCGGCTGACCCGGGCCAAGAACAAGATCAAGAACGCCGGCATCCCCTTCCGGGTGCCGCCGCCCGAGCTTTTGCCCGAGCGCACCGCGGCCGTGCTCGCCGTGCTCTACCTGCTCTTCAACGCCGGTTACGCGCCCGGGGCGGAGGGCCCTGACCAGCGCAGGGTCACCGCGGAGGCGATCCGGCTCGCCCGGCTGCTTGCCGCGCTGCTGCCCGGCGAGCCCGAGGCGGCCGGGCTGCTGGCGCTGATGCTGCTGCACGACGCGCGGTACGCGGCCAGGACCGACGCGGCGGGCGATCTCGTGCCGCTGGACGAGCAGGACCGCTCCCGCTGGGACCGGCGGCAGATCGCCGAGGGCACCGCCGTCCTGGAGGCGGCGCTGGCCGAGCGGCGGCCCGGCCCCTACCAGGTGCAGGCGGCGGTCGCCGCGTGCCACGCGGAAGCGGTGGACGCGGCGGCCACGGACTGGGCGCAGATCGCGCTGCTCTACGGCGAGTTGGCGCGGATGGCGCCGGGGCCCGTGGTGGAGCTGAACCGGGCGGTGGCCGTCGCGATGGCCGAGGGCCCGGAGGCCGGGCTCGCGCTGGTCGACGCGATCGCCTCGGGCGGCGAGCTGGCGTCCTACCACCTGCTGCCCGCCACCCGGGCCGACCTGCTGCGGCGGCTCGGCCGCCGCCGCGAGGCCGAGTCCGCCTACCGCGAGGCCCTCGCACTGGCCCCGACCGCGACGGAACGCCGCTACCTGGCGTGTCGCCTCGCTTCCATCACCCCCGGGTGA
- a CDS encoding acetylxylan esterase, translating into MALFDLPLDQLRDRRSSSVEPADFDQFWTDTLGQARQYDLDARFERVPTGLTTVDSYDVTFAGYGGHPVRGWFTVPAGATEPLPVVVEFIGYGGGRGLPHTHLLWASAGYAHFVMDTRGQGSAWSTGDTDDPVGSGPAVSGYLTRGVDDPYDFYYRRVYTDAVRAVAAARSHPLADASRTVAAGVSQGGGITLAVGGLVPDLAAIAPDVPFLCDFPRAVTLTDNLPYREVGTYLSAHRDRKARVLETLAYFDGVHFAARGRAPALFSTALEDQTCPPSTVFAAFNAYAGQDKQIEVYDFNGHEGGGPHQQAEQLRWLPGKLAGIKEA; encoded by the coding sequence ATGGCTCTCTTCGACCTGCCGCTCGACCAGCTCCGTGACCGTCGCAGCAGTTCGGTGGAGCCCGCGGACTTCGACCAGTTCTGGACCGACACCCTCGGCCAGGCGCGGCAGTACGACCTCGACGCCCGCTTCGAGCGGGTGCCCACCGGGCTGACGACCGTGGACAGCTACGACGTGACCTTCGCCGGCTACGGCGGCCACCCGGTCAGGGGCTGGTTCACGGTGCCCGCCGGCGCGACGGAACCGCTTCCGGTGGTGGTGGAGTTCATCGGTTACGGCGGCGGCCGCGGCCTGCCGCACACCCATCTGCTGTGGGCGTCTGCCGGTTACGCGCACTTCGTGATGGACACCCGCGGCCAGGGCAGCGCCTGGTCGACCGGTGACACCGACGACCCGGTCGGCAGCGGCCCGGCCGTCTCCGGCTACCTGACCCGCGGTGTCGACGACCCTTACGACTTCTACTACCGCCGGGTCTACACCGACGCGGTGCGCGCGGTGGCGGCGGCCCGCTCGCACCCGCTGGCCGACGCGTCACGGACGGTGGCGGCGGGCGTCAGCCAGGGCGGCGGCATCACGCTCGCGGTCGGCGGCCTGGTGCCCGACCTGGCGGCGATCGCCCCCGACGTGCCGTTCCTGTGCGACTTCCCGCGGGCGGTCACCCTCACCGACAACCTTCCCTACCGCGAGGTCGGCACGTATCTGTCGGCGCACCGCGACCGCAAGGCGCGGGTGCTGGAGACCCTGGCCTACTTCGACGGGGTGCACTTCGCCGCCCGGGGCCGGGCGCCCGCGCTGTTCTCCACCGCCCTGGAGGACCAGACCTGCCCGCCCTCCACCGTCTTCGCCGCCTTCAACGCCTATGCCGGCCAGGACAAGCAGATCGAGGTCTACGACTTCAACGGCCACGAGGGCGGCGGCCCGCACCAGCAGGCCGAGCAGCTGCGCTGGCTGCCGGGAAAGTTGGCCGGTATCAAGGAGGCATAG
- a CDS encoding YoaK family protein produces MHPALREARDTLVPDLAGPHGPLPPLLLALTLVTGLVDAFSYLVLGRVFVANMTGNVVFMGFSLAGASGFSVPASVMSLAAFLVGAVAGGRLAHALPGRRGRLLLAVTVGQTALVAAAWALAATADLPARGGVRMTLIVLLALAMGAQNAVVRRLGVSDLTTTVMTGTLTAMASEGRLAGGTDAKAGSRLLSAGSLFLGALAGAALVVHAGRELPLPVAGAVLAGVAAALGTQLRSHRPWAR; encoded by the coding sequence GTGCACCCCGCGCTCCGCGAAGCCCGCGACACACTCGTCCCCGACCTGGCGGGCCCGCACGGCCCGCTGCCGCCGCTGCTGCTGGCGCTGACGCTGGTGACCGGGCTGGTCGACGCCTTCAGCTACCTGGTGCTCGGCCGGGTCTTCGTCGCCAACATGACCGGGAACGTGGTCTTCATGGGCTTCTCGCTCGCCGGCGCGAGCGGATTCTCGGTCCCGGCGTCGGTGATGTCGCTGGCCGCGTTCCTCGTCGGGGCGGTGGCCGGCGGACGCCTCGCCCACGCCCTGCCGGGGCGCCGCGGCCGGCTGCTGCTGGCCGTCACCGTCGGGCAGACGGCGCTGGTCGCCGCGGCGTGGGCGCTGGCCGCCACCGCGGACCTGCCGGCGCGCGGCGGGGTGCGGATGACGCTGATCGTGCTCCTCGCCCTGGCCATGGGCGCGCAGAACGCGGTGGTGCGGCGGCTCGGCGTATCCGATCTGACCACCACCGTGATGACCGGCACGCTCACCGCGATGGCCTCCGAGGGGCGTCTGGCCGGGGGCACCGACGCCAAGGCGGGCAGCCGGCTGCTGTCGGCGGGGTCACTGTTCCTCGGCGCGCTGGCGGGCGCGGCGCTGGTCGTGCACGCCGGCCGCGAGCTGCCGCTGCCGGTGGCAGGCGCGGTACTGGCCGGCGTCGCCGCCGCGCTCGGCACGCAGCTCCGGTCCCACCGGCCGTGGGCGAGGTAG
- a CDS encoding YciI family protein: MKYLLLICSETADGFPGATPEELDATPWVEEMTRRRVRLDGNRTRPAEDATTVRVRDGAQLLTDGPYAETKEQMAGFDIIDCADLDEAVEIAAKHPVAKFGMVEVRPFWTD; encoded by the coding sequence ATGAAGTACCTGCTGCTGATCTGCAGTGAGACCGCCGACGGTTTCCCGGGCGCCACGCCCGAGGAGCTGGACGCGACCCCCTGGGTCGAGGAGATGACCCGCAGGCGCGTGAGGCTCGACGGCAACCGGACCCGCCCCGCCGAGGACGCCACGACCGTACGGGTCAGGGACGGCGCCCAGCTGCTCACCGACGGGCCCTACGCCGAGACCAAGGAGCAGATGGCCGGTTTCGACATCATCGACTGCGCCGATCTGGACGAGGCCGTCGAGATCGCCGCCAAGCACCCGGTGGCGAAGTTCGGCATGGTCGAGGTGCGGCCGTTCTGGACGGACTGA